In Halorhabdus tiamatea SARL4B, a genomic segment contains:
- a CDS encoding ABC transporter substrate-binding protein has product MADEQSPTDGDAGLTRRAWLASGTALLGGGLAGCLGGGDGTETPPESTPTATDNAVDPTATATPTETTPTDEAQTQTEPEDGDAAGAYSVSMAPMGEVTFEETPEDIFTIMSPYAEMALALGRGDDVNAVYAVEYTNSLMDAITAPLDGVSVDWRDCFDSWNPSPEKLYDLESEVHLADPAHVTTMGKWEPDDVEEISDRVAPWFGNKFSAEHGQPPEAYAQDYEYYTLWETFGYVAAVLRERERYEALRAEHEALVSTIREGLPPESERPTVTMVLPSTSDDTMWVYDVNGPGYHAAHTRPLGAVDAFADDDGVTSGTQIDYEELLEADPDVLVILGGIVDTHDMPAIREALADDPVAGSVSAVENGRIYAQGGRHQGPLLNLFQLEMGAKQLYPEAFGAWPGYESGPYPDLSADEQLFDHRRVAETITGDR; this is encoded by the coding sequence ATGGCCGACGAGCAATCTCCGACGGACGGGGACGCCGGGCTGACCAGGCGGGCCTGGCTCGCGAGCGGCACGGCGCTGCTCGGTGGCGGCCTGGCCGGCTGTCTGGGCGGCGGGGACGGCACCGAGACGCCGCCGGAGAGCACCCCCACGGCGACCGATAACGCAGTGGATCCGACGGCGACCGCCACGCCGACCGAGACAACGCCGACTGACGAGGCCCAGACGCAAACCGAACCGGAGGACGGCGACGCCGCCGGTGCATATTCTGTCTCGATGGCACCGATGGGCGAGGTGACCTTCGAGGAGACGCCCGAAGACATCTTCACGATCATGAGCCCCTACGCGGAGATGGCGCTGGCCCTCGGTCGGGGCGACGATGTCAACGCCGTCTACGCCGTCGAGTACACGAACTCGCTGATGGACGCCATCACCGCGCCACTCGATGGCGTCTCCGTCGACTGGCGCGACTGTTTCGACTCCTGGAACCCGAGTCCCGAGAAACTCTACGACTTAGAGAGCGAGGTCCACCTCGCCGATCCCGCTCACGTGACCACGATGGGCAAGTGGGAGCCCGACGACGTCGAGGAGATCAGCGACCGCGTCGCGCCGTGGTTCGGCAACAAGTTCAGCGCCGAACACGGCCAGCCGCCCGAAGCCTACGCCCAGGACTACGAGTATTACACGCTCTGGGAGACCTTCGGGTACGTCGCCGCGGTCCTCCGGGAACGGGAGCGCTACGAGGCCCTGCGCGCCGAGCACGAGGCGCTGGTCTCGACGATCCGGGAGGGGCTCCCGCCGGAATCTGAGCGCCCGACGGTCACGATGGTCCTCCCCTCGACGAGCGACGACACGATGTGGGTCTACGACGTGAACGGGCCGGGGTATCACGCCGCCCACACCCGGCCGCTGGGCGCGGTCGACGCCTTTGCCGACGACGACGGTGTCACCAGTGGCACCCAGATCGACTACGAGGAACTACTCGAGGCCGATCCGGACGTCCTCGTGATCCTCGGCGGTATCGTCGACACCCACGACATGCCCGCGATCCGGGAGGCCCTCGCGGACGATCCCGTCGCGGGTTCGGTCTCGGCGGTCGAGAACGGCCGGATCTACGCTCAGGGCGGGCGACATCAGGGTCCCCTGTTGAACCTCTTCCAGCTCGAGATGGGCGCGAAGCAACTCTACCCCGAGGCCTTCGGCGCGTGGCCGGGCTACGAGTCCGGGCCGTACCCGGACCTCTCGGCCGACGAACAGCTGTTCGACCACCGGCGGGTCGCCGAGACGATCACCGGGGACAGGTAA
- a CDS encoding NAD(P)/FAD-dependent oxidoreductase: MTENEASSHTTSAERDGQGGAATTDHDVIVVGSGPAGCSAGVFTARYGLDTLVLDRGQSSLGQCAVVENYPGFPAGIGVETLSALFEDHAAEAGCDVVPELVERVDRPDDERVDQRPEGSGFLVETAAGNTHTADRVIAATRYGGAYLQPVLEVDAFQTPDGDDGRTRLDRSFPDRDGGTPVDGLFVASPSKAADRQAIVAAGRGARVGIAVVEAVRRDQGYPPALAPHYDWVRPEERRAEEWGERETWREVFAERWPADRDGDRRRYVELREREIDRRLAAYRSPGEIEATAERGQRRLLEHLDEDLVLERATEIAADRDTVEVDT, from the coding sequence ATGACCGAGAACGAGGCATCGAGTCACACGACGAGCGCCGAACGCGACGGGCAGGGCGGCGCGGCGACCACCGACCACGACGTGATCGTCGTTGGCAGCGGCCCGGCCGGTTGTTCGGCCGGCGTGTTCACGGCCCGGTACGGACTGGACACCCTCGTCCTCGACCGCGGGCAGTCGTCGCTCGGGCAGTGTGCCGTCGTCGAGAACTACCCCGGATTCCCCGCCGGAATCGGTGTGGAAACGCTGTCGGCACTTTTCGAGGATCACGCCGCCGAAGCCGGCTGTGACGTCGTCCCGGAACTGGTCGAACGGGTCGATCGCCCGGACGACGAACGGGTCGATCAGCGCCCGGAGGGTTCCGGATTCCTCGTCGAGACGGCGGCTGGAAACACCCACACCGCCGACCGGGTCATTGCGGCGACGCGCTACGGCGGGGCGTATCTCCAGCCTGTCCTCGAAGTGGACGCCTTCCAGACGCCCGACGGGGACGATGGCCGGACCAGACTCGATCGTTCATTTCCGGATCGTGACGGCGGGACGCCCGTCGACGGTCTCTTCGTCGCCTCGCCCTCGAAGGCGGCGGATCGCCAGGCGATCGTGGCCGCCGGCCGGGGCGCACGCGTCGGGATCGCGGTCGTCGAGGCCGTCCGCCGCGATCAGGGGTACCCGCCCGCCCTCGCCCCCCACTACGACTGGGTCCGTCCCGAAGAGAGGCGCGCTGAGGAGTGGGGCGAACGCGAGACGTGGCGGGAGGTGTTCGCCGAGCGATGGCCCGCTGATCGCGACGGTGACCGACGCCGCTACGTCGAACTCCGCGAGCGGGAGATCGACCGTCGGCTCGCAGCCTATCGATCCCCCGGCGAGATCGAAGCGACGGCCGAGCGTGGCCAGCGCCGGTTGCTCGAGCATCTCGACGAGGACCTCGTCCTCGAACGCGCCACCGAGATCGCGGCCGACCGGGACACCGTGGAGGTGGACACCTGA
- a CDS encoding FecCD family ABC transporter permease — MAGEPTTRDRIAARLGRLSRVDTSLVTLCLASVIVVLVAGFVQIRYGDFAMTWGEAWAAVFDPNVLFSLQAWQGFLLGGELPELSNQSLIVWNMRIPRVIVAVFVGMNLAVSGAIFQAVTRNELASPFILGVSSGAGLAILLTLVAIPATTIVVPLAVAELHVSTSMLLPVFAAVGGVLAFVIVYAIAWKNGTSPVRLVLAGVIVSTVFGSLQRAMFFFADDLGVVQSAIAWITGSLTGTDWEQVRMVLPWSVIALALAVLAARQLNVLLLGERTASSLGMRVERVRFALSGVAVLAAAASIAVAGIVGFVGLIVPHMVRNIVGSDYRKLMVGCLFAGPALMVAADVGARLALPAQIPVGIVTGLIGGPYFLYLMRRQEAMGEI; from the coding sequence ATGGCGGGCGAACCGACGACGCGCGACCGGATCGCTGCGCGCCTGGGCCGGCTCTCCCGGGTCGATACCTCGCTGGTCACGCTCTGTCTGGCCAGCGTGATCGTGGTGCTGGTCGCCGGCTTCGTCCAGATTCGATACGGCGACTTCGCGATGACGTGGGGGGAGGCGTGGGCGGCGGTCTTCGACCCGAACGTCCTGTTCAGTCTCCAGGCCTGGCAGGGGTTCCTGCTCGGCGGCGAGTTGCCCGAACTGTCGAATCAGAGCCTGATCGTCTGGAACATGCGCATCCCGCGGGTGATCGTCGCCGTCTTCGTCGGGATGAACCTCGCCGTCTCGGGGGCGATTTTCCAGGCCGTGACGCGCAACGAACTCGCCAGCCCGTTCATCCTCGGGGTCTCCTCGGGGGCCGGGCTCGCAATCCTGCTCACGCTCGTCGCGATCCCGGCTACGACGATCGTCGTCCCGCTGGCCGTCGCCGAATTGCACGTCAGCACGTCGATGCTGTTGCCGGTGTTCGCCGCGGTCGGGGGCGTCCTCGCGTTCGTGATCGTCTACGCCATCGCCTGGAAGAACGGGACCTCGCCGGTCCGACTGGTGCTCGCGGGCGTGATCGTGAGCACGGTCTTCGGCAGCCTCCAGCGGGCCATGTTCTTCTTCGCCGACGATCTGGGGGTCGTCCAGTCGGCCATCGCCTGGATCACCGGCTCGCTGACCGGCACCGACTGGGAGCAGGTCCGCATGGTCCTGCCGTGGTCGGTGATCGCCCTCGCGCTGGCGGTGCTCGCCGCGCGGCAGCTGAACGTCCTCTTGCTCGGGGAGCGCACGGCGAGTTCGCTCGGCATGCGCGTCGAGCGTGTCAGATTCGCGCTCTCGGGGGTGGCCGTCCTCGCAGCGGCCGCAAGCATCGCCGTGGCGGGCATCGTCGGGTTCGTCGGGTTGATCGTCCCGCACATGGTCCGCAACATCGTCGGCAGCGACTACCGGAAGCTGATGGTCGGGTGTCTGTTCGCCGGGCCGGCGCTGATGGTCGCTGCCGACGTCGGGGCCAGACTCGCGTTGCCGGCTCAGATCCCCGTCGGCATCGTAACCGGGTTGATCGGCGGACCGTACTTCCTCTATCTGATGCGCAGACAGGAAGCCATGGGTGAAATCTGA
- a CDS encoding ABC transporter ATP-binding protein: protein MSDTPQTDGGSQTVQLPSGTPGESADVTEDGNSHGEPSPDASEFVGEDVVVGYPGSEEPVIDGVTIRLPPGEVTALIGPNGSGKSTLLKGLADQLAIDAGTVLLDGEDVHTLETRELARKLGLLSQENVAPNSLTVEDLVSHGRYPHRGFFDSLSDADREAIDEAIELAGVDHLRDRSVGSLSGGQRQLVWIAMVLAQDTDVLLLDEPTTFLDMHHQLEVMEIVERLRDESDVTVGLVLHDIEQAARYADHVVALKDGTVRASGDPEAVLTESLLRDVFAVDASVATTDRGLQITPVRPYHG from the coding sequence ATGAGCGACACACCGCAGACGGACGGCGGAAGCCAGACGGTACAGCTTCCTTCGGGAACTCCCGGCGAGAGTGCCGACGTCACCGAGGACGGCAACAGTCACGGCGAGCCATCGCCGGATGCCAGCGAATTCGTCGGCGAGGACGTCGTTGTCGGGTATCCTGGCAGCGAGGAGCCGGTGATCGACGGCGTGACGATTCGCCTTCCGCCGGGGGAAGTGACGGCATTGATCGGCCCGAACGGCAGCGGCAAGAGCACGCTGTTGAAGGGGCTCGCCGACCAGCTCGCCATCGACGCGGGCACGGTCCTGCTGGATGGAGAAGACGTCCACACGCTCGAGACGAGAGAACTCGCCCGCAAGCTCGGGTTGCTCTCCCAGGAGAACGTCGCGCCAAACAGCCTCACCGTCGAGGACCTGGTCAGTCACGGTCGGTATCCCCACCGTGGCTTTTTCGACTCGCTGTCGGACGCCGACCGTGAGGCGATCGACGAGGCGATCGAACTGGCCGGCGTCGATCACCTGCGCGACCGTTCGGTCGGGAGCCTCAGTGGCGGCCAGCGCCAACTGGTCTGGATCGCGATGGTGCTCGCCCAGGATACGGATGTCCTCTTGCTCGACGAACCGACGACGTTTCTCGATATGCACCATCAACTCGAAGTCATGGAGATCGTCGAACGCCTCCGGGACGAGAGCGACGTGACGGTCGGACTCGTCTTACACGACATCGAGCAGGCCGCCCGGTACGCCGATCACGTGGTCGCGTTAAAAGACGGGACTGTCCGGGCCAGCGGAGATCCCGAGGCGGTGCTGACCGAGTCACTCCTCAGGGACGTCTTCGCGGTCGACGCGTCCGTGGCGACGACCGACCGAGGGCTCCAGATTACGCCAGTACGCCCGTATCACGGATGA
- a CDS encoding MBL fold metallo-hydrolase — translation MVSSDWGEWLPAAIEGSAPDGVAIWYLGCNGFVLKGEGGTTLFVDPYLGTGDPPRTVRMIPVPFDPRDVAAADAVLATHEHVDHVHGPSQAPILEATGADFYAPEASLTVADEENWTDEWDVTGDQLSAVGIGDTVEIGEFTVHVEDADDPDAEQPVSYVVEHDAGTFFHGGDARPGAFESVGERYDIDLGALAFGSVGMVPEAIGEEPTRTRWYNDENTIVEAANELQLDALVPSHWDMWKGMTADPTALYHHVRSFPYPKRLDVVEIGDRIDL, via the coding sequence ATGGTCTCTTCAGACTGGGGCGAGTGGTTGCCGGCCGCCATCGAGGGGTCGGCCCCGGACGGTGTCGCGATCTGGTATCTGGGCTGCAACGGGTTCGTTCTGAAAGGCGAGGGAGGGACGACACTGTTCGTCGACCCGTACCTCGGGACGGGTGACCCGCCGCGGACCGTTCGGATGATCCCCGTCCCTTTCGATCCCCGCGACGTGGCGGCGGCCGACGCTGTCCTGGCGACTCACGAGCACGTCGATCACGTCCACGGCCCGAGCCAGGCCCCGATCCTCGAAGCGACCGGCGCTGATTTCTACGCGCCAGAGGCGAGCCTCACGGTGGCCGACGAGGAGAACTGGACCGACGAGTGGGACGTGACTGGCGACCAGCTTTCGGCGGTCGGGATCGGTGACACTGTCGAGATCGGTGAGTTCACGGTCCACGTCGAGGACGCCGACGATCCCGACGCCGAGCAGCCCGTCTCCTACGTCGTCGAACACGATGCGGGAACCTTCTTTCACGGCGGTGACGCCCGGCCAGGTGCCTTCGAGTCGGTCGGCGAACGCTACGACATCGACCTGGGGGCCCTCGCCTTCGGCAGCGTCGGCATGGTCCCCGAGGCGATTGGCGAGGAACCCACGCGCACGCGATGGTACAACGACGAGAACACGATCGTCGAGGCGGCCAACGAACTCCAACTCGACGCGCTCGTCCCGAGCCACTGGGACATGTGGAAGGGGATGACGGCCGATCCGACAGCGTTGTACCATCACGTCCGGTCGTTCCCCTACCCGAAGCGGCTCGATGTTGTCGAAATCGGGGATCGAATCGATCTGTAG
- a CDS encoding coiled-coil domain-containing protein produces MSNTQAYEEVTVSDEGVTVVKQFEADEFPVPAIAFRIQSQRIEPVTVKLTDEVPEDVAVEDLGFHPEYGSEHWTIDGQTIIFEREIDADSEYTTVYGIRATGTDDVEKFLTEPEIDSVDPPLDDEGDLVDDASSDVVRDVIAGDSDSVPGLEDTDDEEIETLNLADPNDSGETGDSETSDGDEGDDAVGQVQPGSVAKTLAAEIRQDAVDDAALRVLKQELDLGGSGGDTDGSAVDARIQHLQSEMSDLAAYTSALEEFLAENGQGEELIEEFQGRLDEFQGELDGVRSELDSMSGNVESVEETVSSNAETVSELDGDVDSIEGTVESLDDELDGLREEVESMSEQLGEDGDLADRLDDVESEIEELKEWREQLSSVIGGAE; encoded by the coding sequence ATGAGCAACACGCAGGCGTACGAGGAAGTGACGGTGTCGGACGAGGGGGTCACAGTGGTCAAACAGTTCGAGGCCGACGAGTTCCCGGTGCCGGCGATCGCGTTTCGCATCCAGTCCCAACGCATCGAACCCGTGACGGTCAAACTCACCGACGAAGTGCCAGAAGACGTTGCCGTCGAAGACCTGGGCTTTCACCCTGAATACGGGAGCGAGCACTGGACGATCGACGGGCAGACGATCATCTTCGAGCGCGAGATCGACGCCGACTCGGAGTACACGACCGTCTACGGTATCCGCGCGACCGGGACCGACGACGTCGAGAAGTTCCTGACCGAACCGGAGATCGACTCCGTCGATCCGCCACTCGACGACGAAGGGGATCTGGTCGACGATGCTAGCAGCGACGTGGTTCGGGACGTCATCGCCGGTGACAGTGACAGCGTCCCTGGTCTCGAGGACACCGACGACGAGGAGATCGAGACGCTCAACCTCGCCGACCCGAACGACTCCGGCGAGACGGGCGATAGCGAGACGTCCGACGGCGACGAGGGTGACGACGCCGTGGGGCAGGTCCAACCCGGCTCCGTCGCCAAGACCCTCGCCGCCGAAATTCGCCAGGACGCCGTGGATGACGCCGCGCTCAGGGTTCTCAAACAGGAGTTGGATCTCGGTGGGAGCGGGGGCGACACCGACGGGAGCGCCGTCGACGCCCGAATCCAGCACCTCCAGAGCGAGATGAGCGACCTCGCCGCCTACACGTCTGCACTCGAGGAGTTCTTGGCGGAGAACGGTCAGGGCGAGGAACTCATCGAGGAGTTCCAGGGCCGGCTCGACGAATTCCAGGGTGAACTCGACGGGGTTCGGAGCGAACTCGATTCGATGTCCGGCAACGTCGAATCGGTCGAGGAGACGGTCTCTTCGAACGCTGAGACCGTCTCTGAACTCGACGGCGACGTCGATTCCATCGAAGGGACGGTCGAGAGCCTCGACGACGAACTCGACGGTCTTCGGGAGGAAGTCGAATCGATGTCGGAGCAACTCGGCGAGGACGGCGACCTGGCCGATCGCCTCGACGACGTCGAAAGCGAGATCGAAGAACTCAAAGAGTGGCGCGAACAGCTGTCCTCGGTCATCGGCGGCGCTGAATAA
- a CDS encoding glutathione S-transferase family protein — MNMLVDGEWRTDAYQTTNEDGAFERQTTAFRDRIEDDPDARFQPEAGRYHLYVCRACPWAHRTLITRKLKGLEDAITVDYVDPYRGEDGWQFTPEKDGCTPDTVNGSDYLREIYVEADPDMTGRVTVPVLWDREEETIVNNESAEIMRMLDTEFDDLAENDVDLYPEGYREDVDRIIEAIYEPINNGVYKAGFADSQAAYDQAVDELFDALEHWDSVLADQRYLAGDRLTEADIAMFTTLVRFDEVYHTHFMCNHRLIREYDNLWPYLREVYQLPGVAETVNMDHIKEHYYTTHPDVSPKRIVPTGPAPEFGAPHDRAELPGDAPAGLR, encoded by the coding sequence ATGAACATGCTCGTCGACGGCGAGTGGCGGACCGACGCCTACCAGACCACCAACGAGGACGGCGCGTTCGAGCGCCAGACGACGGCGTTTCGGGATCGCATCGAGGACGATCCGGACGCACGGTTCCAGCCCGAGGCCGGCCGGTATCACCTCTACGTCTGCCGGGCCTGCCCGTGGGCCCACCGGACGCTGATCACGCGGAAACTGAAAGGGCTCGAAGACGCGATTACCGTCGACTACGTCGATCCCTACCGCGGCGAGGACGGCTGGCAGTTCACCCCCGAGAAGGACGGCTGTACCCCCGATACGGTCAACGGGAGTGACTACCTCCGGGAGATCTACGTCGAGGCCGACCCCGACATGACCGGGCGCGTGACGGTTCCTGTTCTCTGGGACCGAGAGGAGGAGACGATCGTCAACAACGAGTCCGCCGAGATCATGCGGATGCTCGACACCGAATTCGACGACCTCGCCGAGAACGACGTCGATCTCTACCCCGAGGGCTACCGTGAGGACGTCGATCGAATCATCGAGGCGATCTACGAACCGATCAACAACGGCGTCTACAAGGCCGGCTTTGCGGATTCCCAGGCGGCCTACGACCAGGCCGTCGACGAACTGTTCGACGCCCTCGAGCACTGGGATTCAGTGCTCGCCGACCAGCGCTATCTCGCCGGCGATCGCCTCACAGAGGCAGACATTGCGATGTTCACCACCCTCGTCCGTTTCGACGAGGTCTATCACACGCACTTCATGTGTAACCACCGGCTGATTCGGGAGTACGACAACCTCTGGCCGTACCTGCGTGAGGTATACCAACTCCCAGGTGTAGCTGAGACCGTGAACATGGACCACATCAAGGAACACTACTACACGACCCACCCCGACGTGAGCCCCAAGCGGATCGTCCCGACGGGGCCGGCCCCTGAATTCGGAGCGCCCCACGACCGGGCCGAACTCCCCGGCGACGCGCCCGCCGGCCTGCGGTGA
- a CDS encoding 50S ribosomal protein L16, whose protein sequence is MSEKPASMYRDIDKPSYTRREYITGIPGSKIAQHQMGDTDADPEDYPVQISLVVEETVQLRHGSMEASRLSANRHLIKELGEGNYTMTLRKFPHQVIRENKQATGAGADRVSDGMRQAFGKIVGTAARVQAGERLFTAYCDVDQADAVKEAFRRAYNKITPPCRIKVERGEELLIA, encoded by the coding sequence ATGTCTGAGAAACCTGCCTCGATGTACCGGGACATCGACAAGCCGAGCTACACCCGGCGCGAGTACATCACGGGCATCCCCGGCTCGAAGATCGCACAGCACCAGATGGGCGACACCGACGCCGATCCCGAGGACTACCCCGTCCAGATCTCGCTTGTCGTCGAAGAGACCGTCCAGCTCCGCCACGGCTCGATGGAGGCCTCCCGGCTCTCGGCCAACCGCCACCTCATCAAGGAACTCGGCGAGGGCAACTACACGATGACTCTCCGGAAGTTCCCCCACCAGGTCATCCGGGAGAACAAACAGGCGACTGGCGCGGGTGCCGACCGTGTCTCGGACGGCATGCGCCAGGCCTTCGGCAAGATCGTCGGGACCGCCGCCCGCGTCCAGGCCGGCGAGCGACTGTTCACCGCCTACTGTGACGTCGACCAGGCCGACGCCGTCAAGGAAGCCTTCCGGCGCGCGTACAACAAGATCACCCCGCCCTGCCGGATCAAGGTCGAGCGCGGCGAAGAGTTGCTGATCGCCTGA
- a CDS encoding ATP-grasp domain-containing protein: MLRLAVATQAESYDRLREPLAERDIDVVALQTTERTIPIGGVSFPDVDVGYVFPPRLMEGDVAAAALSVPWVNDRAAVLRSRNKAGTLQRLSDAGVSVPETVLISDPVEREDLIAAFDRFDPPVLVKPNSASRGAGVTLAHDLDSFLGIADYLDLVHDYRAADDQSFLVQEYVPDAHDYRVMVLDGAVIGAVERRLPEAVDTDRWKHNVHHGGTPTPVELDDESRAIAERVADVLEIPLLGVDLLATEGRIVVTETNARPTIDPEHYADGFWDRLAATIRRVAGRDGHR; the protein is encoded by the coding sequence ATGCTCCGGCTCGCAGTCGCAACGCAGGCCGAGTCCTACGACCGGCTTCGGGAGCCACTCGCCGAGCGCGATATCGACGTCGTTGCGCTACAGACCACCGAACGGACGATCCCGATCGGCGGGGTCTCGTTTCCCGACGTCGACGTCGGGTACGTCTTTCCACCGCGGCTGATGGAGGGCGACGTCGCGGCCGCGGCACTGTCGGTCCCGTGGGTCAACGACCGGGCCGCCGTGCTTCGGTCCCGGAACAAGGCCGGGACGCTGCAACGACTGTCCGACGCCGGTGTTTCGGTCCCCGAGACGGTGCTGATCTCGGACCCGGTCGAACGCGAGGACTTGATCGCGGCGTTCGACCGCTTCGACCCGCCAGTCCTCGTCAAACCCAATTCCGCCTCGCGCGGTGCCGGCGTCACGCTCGCACACGATCTGGACTCGTTTCTGGGGATCGCCGACTACCTCGACCTGGTCCACGACTACCGGGCGGCCGACGACCAGTCGTTTCTCGTCCAGGAGTACGTTCCGGACGCCCACGATTATCGCGTGATGGTTCTCGACGGCGCGGTGATCGGCGCGGTCGAGCGCCGGCTACCCGAGGCAGTCGATACGGACCGCTGGAAACACAACGTCCACCACGGAGGGACGCCGACACCGGTCGAACTCGACGACGAATCCCGGGCAATCGCCGAGCGCGTCGCCGACGTGCTGGAGATCCCCCTTCTCGGCGTCGATCTACTCGCGACTGAGGGTCGAATCGTCGTCACCGAAACCAACGCGCGGCCGACGATCGACCCCGAGCACTACGCGGACGGGTTCTGGGATCGCCTGGCGGCGACGATCCGGCGGGTTGCCGGACGAGACGGTCACCGGTGA
- a CDS encoding Hsp20/alpha crystallin family protein, with product MRRDDRDDPFDDFFTELERMMNDMMSGEFDMHVERREPDAPGRSKDIHFDVYEEDERLRVVADLPGVEKDAIDLKCDGEALTIDATGTQREYHDRVDLPARVDEHSADASYNNGILEVTFETTGNSADIDLS from the coding sequence ATGCGACGAGACGATCGTGACGATCCGTTTGACGATTTCTTCACGGAGCTAGAGCGGATGATGAACGACATGATGAGTGGGGAGTTCGATATGCACGTCGAACGGCGGGAACCGGATGCCCCCGGTCGATCGAAGGACATCCACTTCGACGTCTACGAGGAGGACGAGCGTCTCCGCGTCGTCGCGGATCTCCCCGGCGTCGAGAAGGACGCGATCGACCTCAAGTGCGACGGCGAAGCACTCACCATCGACGCGACCGGTACCCAGCGGGAGTATCACGACCGCGTCGATCTGCCCGCTCGCGTCGACGAACACTCCGCCGACGCCAGCTACAACAACGGCATCCTCGAGGTCACCTTCGAGACCACGGGGAATTCGGCCGATATCGACCTCTCCTGA
- the gap gene encoding type I glyceraldehyde-3-phosphate dehydrogenase, with the protein MSASDPVRIGINGYGRIGRCTLRAALENDDVQIVGINDVMDFEKMEYLTKYDSALGTLPYDVDLDGDSLVVDGNEIDLLNVQSPEELPWDDLDVDVAIESTGIFRTKDEASAHLDAGAEKALISAPPKGDKPVPQFVYGVNDDEYDGEDVVSAASCTTNSVSPPMHVLLEEFGVDAAEMTTIHAYTGSQAIVDGPKSKTRRGRAAAENIVPTTTGASTATPQILPELQGKFEAMAIRVPVPSGSITEIVVDLPGDPDVDEINAAFEEYAAGELEGSMGVTDDPIVSRDIVGQQFGSVVDLKKTSTVQGGKLAKIFAWYDNEMGYTSQMMRLAEDIV; encoded by the coding sequence ATGAGTGCAAGCGATCCGGTCCGAATCGGGATCAACGGCTACGGTCGTATCGGCCGTTGTACCCTTCGTGCAGCCCTGGAGAACGACGACGTCCAGATCGTCGGGATCAACGACGTGATGGACTTCGAGAAGATGGAGTATCTCACGAAGTACGACAGCGCGCTCGGCACGCTGCCGTACGACGTCGATCTCGACGGCGACAGTCTGGTCGTCGACGGCAACGAGATCGACCTCCTGAACGTCCAGAGCCCCGAGGAACTCCCCTGGGACGACCTCGATGTCGACGTCGCGATCGAGTCGACGGGCATCTTCCGGACGAAGGACGAGGCCAGCGCGCACCTCGACGCCGGCGCAGAGAAAGCGCTGATCTCCGCGCCGCCGAAGGGTGACAAGCCCGTTCCGCAGTTCGTCTACGGCGTCAACGACGACGAGTACGACGGCGAGGACGTCGTCTCGGCCGCCTCGTGTACGACTAACAGCGTTTCGCCGCCGATGCACGTCCTGCTTGAGGAGTTCGGCGTCGACGCCGCCGAGATGACCACGATCCACGCCTACACGGGCAGCCAGGCCATCGTCGACGGCCCCAAGTCCAAGACTCGGCGTGGTCGCGCGGCCGCCGAGAACATCGTGCCGACGACGACCGGCGCGTCGACCGCGACCCCGCAGATCCTGCCCGAACTGCAGGGCAAGTTCGAGGCCATGGCGATCCGCGTCCCGGTCCCGAGCGGTTCGATCACCGAGATCGTCGTCGACCTGCCCGGCGACCCGGACGTCGATGAGATCAACGCTGCCTTCGAGGAGTACGCCGCGGGCGAACTCGAAGGCTCGATGGGCGTCACCGACGACCCGATCGTCTCGCGTGACATCGTGGGTCAGCAGTTCGGCTCCGTCGTCGACCTCAAGAAGACCTCGACCGTTCAGGGCGGCAAGCTCGCGAAGATCTTCGCCTGGTACGACAACGAGATGGGCTACACGTCCCAGATGATGCGTCTCGCCGAAGACATCGTCTGA